The genomic stretch TTTAAGCGATTGTTAATAAATAACTTAACACTAAAAACTCAGAACTATACACTCACCACTAACCATTACGCTTTTCCTCAGGATTTTCACCATAAAATTTCAGGATCAGGTAGAGAATAATCAAACCGACAATCAGTCCCCATACCGGATGAATGAAATCCAAAGAAGCAGGTATTTCGCCCACAAGCAGAGCTACAACTGCAACCACTAAGGCGTAGGGCAATTGGGTGCGAACGTGGTCGATCAGGTCGCAGGCAGAAGACATCGAACTGAGAACGGTGGTATCAGATATCGGGGAGCAGTGATCTCCGAAAACCGCGCCGGCCATCACCGAACTGATGGCTCCCAACAGAATCCCGTAATTTTCACCGCCGGCAAATCCAACTCCGGCCCCCATCGCAACAGAGAGCGGTACCACCACCGGAAACAATATCGCCATGGTTCCCCACGAGGTTCCCGTTGAAAAAGCGGTGACGGCTGCGATAAAAAACACGAGTCCCGGAAGCAATGCGAGCGGCAGTGTATCCTGCAGCAGAGATGCGAGATACGTTCCCGTTCCCACCTCTTGTGTGATGCCTCCAAGCCCCCAGGCAAGTATTAAAATAATGATCGCGATCAGCATCGATTGCATTCCGCCAACAAGGGAATCAATCGCCTGGTTGAGCGTAAGAATTTTCTGAAAAACCACCAGACCAATCGCCACCACGCAGCCTGTAAACGAAGCCCAAAGAAGAGCAGCAAACGGATCGGCATTCCCGATTATGGCCGTGATTCCGCCTTCACCGGGTTCAAGCCCAGACGCACCGGTTGAATAAAGTCCATAGAGCGCAACTACAATCACCGAAAATACCGGAAGGGCCGCGTTGTACCATCGTCTCGGTTTATCCTCAATCGGCTGCATCGATTCGAGGCTGGTATCACTTGCAGGCATGGAGCCCTCACGGATCACACCGCCACCGGAATATGCGCGTCGTTCAGCGGTGAGCATCGGCCCGAACTCTTTTTTCATAACGATTGTCATCAGCACAAAGGCGAGTGCGAGAATCGGGTAAAAGAGGTAAGGAAGTGAATGCAGAAAGATCATAAATGCGTTATCAGCCCCGGCCTGCAGCTGCTGGGCAAGAGCGGGATCATCTGTAGCCGCAGCCAGGCCGCTCAGTGCATTTTGAATCTGTGTGATTTCAAAGCCGATCCACGTGGTAATGACCGCACTTACGGCGAGCGGTGCAGCGGTGGAGTCGACAATATAGGCGAGTTTTTCGCGGGATATTTGCAAGCGGTCGGTCATCGGCCGCAATGCGTTACCGCGAATCAGCGTATTGGCATAATCATCAAAAAATATAAACAGTGCCGACCCCCAGGA from Rhodohalobacter sp. SW132 encodes the following:
- a CDS encoding Na+/H+ antiporter NhaC family protein — its product is MNAKQWLILFVTAAASLLILGWADLHAFAEADDAGSGFYGTWISLIPPLVAIGLALITREVVLSLFAGIWIGALFLVGFNPLSGTAESLDVLIVALVNADHIAIIVFSLLLGGMVGVMSRGGGTIGVVDVLSSFATTRKKGQLFSWGSALFIFFDDYANTLIRGNALRPMTDRLQISREKLAYIVDSTAAPLAVSAVITTWIGFEITQIQNALSGLAAATDDPALAQQLQAGADNAFMIFLHSLPYLFYPILALAFVLMTIVMKKEFGPMLTAERRAYSGGGVIREGSMPASDTSLESMQPIEDKPRRWYNAALPVFSVIVVALYGLYSTGASGLEPGEGGITAIIGNADPFAALLWASFTGCVVAIGLVVFQKILTLNQAIDSLVGGMQSMLIAIIILILAWGLGGITQEVGTGTYLASLLQDTLPLALLPGLVFFIAAVTAFSTGTSWGTMAILFPVVVPLSVAMGAGVGFAGGENYGILLGAISSVMAGAVFGDHCSPISDTTVLSSMSSACDLIDHVRTQLPYALVVAVVALLVGEIPASLDFIHPVWGLIVGLIILYLILKFYGENPEEKRNG